The Blastopirellula retiformator genome includes a region encoding these proteins:
- a CDS encoding HAD family hydrolase gives MGLREKNSIDAVVFDMDGLMFNTELLYPQVSYELLQRRGHELTQELTNSMMGRPARDAFRIMIEWHHLEDTPDNLAEESDQIFEKILDEQLAPMPGLMTLLAALEAAELPKGVATSSGRPMAEKILGTYDILPRLKFLLCGTDVENGKPNPEIYLLAAEKMGVAPDRMLVLEDSHTGSRAAIAAGAYVVATPGDHSRHHDFSGARFVADTLEDPRIYEALGIPREI, from the coding sequence ATGGGTCTACGGGAAAAAAATAGCATTGATGCCGTCGTATTCGACATGGACGGCCTCATGTTTAACACCGAACTCTTATACCCCCAAGTATCGTACGAATTGCTGCAAAGGCGCGGGCACGAACTGACGCAAGAACTCACCAATTCGATGATGGGGCGGCCGGCTCGCGACGCCTTTCGCATCATGATCGAGTGGCATCATCTGGAGGATACGCCTGATAATCTGGCGGAAGAGTCAGATCAGATCTTTGAGAAAATCCTCGACGAGCAGCTTGCCCCGATGCCGGGCCTGATGACGCTGCTGGCCGCCTTGGAAGCGGCGGAATTGCCGAAAGGCGTTGCGACCAGCTCGGGACGTCCGATGGCCGAGAAGATCTTGGGGACGTATGACATCTTGCCCCGCCTGAAATTCTTGCTGTGTGGCACGGATGTGGAAAACGGAAAACCAAATCCGGAGATCTATCTGCTAGCTGCCGAGAAAATGGGAGTTGCGCCAGACCGCATGTTGGTGCTTGAGGATAGTCATACCGGCAGTCGCGCGGCGATCGCCGCCGGCGCGTATGTGGTGGCGACGCCCGGGGATCATAGTCGCCATCATGATTTCTCCGGCGCGCGGTTCGTCGCCGACACGCTGGAGGATCCGCGAATTTATGAAGCCCTAGGAATACCACGAGAAATCTAG
- a CDS encoding MFS transporter — protein sequence MNSNAEALIQSEAESDANRDNLWSASFLGLVVTQMLGAVNDNIFRWFVIGIGKEQAATNIGTVLMAGTACFVLPYILFAAHAGYLADRYSKRTVIVWCKWAEVAIMALGILFVFTDSFWWLLATVFLMGAQSALYGPAKLGAVPEMLKMKHISSANGILGLGTVIAVAIGTFVGNSLSDWTDQGATNIGLAAAILIGTALAGVCASLMIHALPVANSDLKFPWSPVEAFKETVNNLRVLASDRAILRVALGTAFFWSLASLAQMNIDQFAAEGGTTTQQQVGPLLIALVAGTAVGCVLAGYWSQGHVELGLLPLGAAGMALSSLALSFVHGAIINPDETLNLAYGIACVLLFFLGVFAGLFEVPLAAFMQHRSDPRHRGVILAASNFLTFGGCMLVAILFMGMRWQIWEGSVSNIAAAQYEGSPEFESQLAHALAVHKKAWREGEQPEITPEQISEFAAGDDERRKATAELLWVELSRRFKLGESVDRSDVLDRFPEDKQLAAGVFQQASGVPLFSSRVIFLFCGIATVPVLWYILRLIPQPAIRFFVWLASETCYRIRVYGRENLPVNGGALLVSNHVTWLDGILLLLTSSRPVRIFVWAGNFQSKWFREFAEWHGAIMIDNGPKGILKALRVGKEAIKNGELVCIFAEGGITRSGQVQGFKRGLMKLVEGSDAPVVPVYLDELWGSIFSFSGGKFFWKYPQGWRTPISIHFGKPIEAPYDVFKVRQAVQRLGSQAFAARHDRVEPPVHGFIKACRKRLFSRKVADSTGVDLTGGKLLAATMIMRRLLNRHVLENRQAEPMVGVLLPPTGAGVIVNAALALDRRTTVNLNYTVGNDVLNSCIRQAGVKHVLTSRKFMEKFDYKLDAEVVLLEDLKTKPTTMDKVACGAAAFLTPSAILGWQFGLDQLEPEDLVTIIFTSGSTGEPKGVMLTQANIASNVQAVDQMGHLQHTDVMIGILPFFHSFGYTLTMWPVLSLDIAGAFHFSPLEPKQIGQLTKKYSGTLMFSTPTFLRGFLRRVDPDQFKTLEVVIAGAEKLPIDLCDEFEQRFGVRPVEGYGATECAPLVSVNIPPSRSFDNFQTDRKEGTVGRPIPNVSARIVDLDTGEELDVGQQGMLQILGPNVMLGYLHLPEKTAEVIHDHWYTTGDMAVIDEDGFIRITGRISRFSKIAGEMVPHIQIEEALAALLGPSEEEKPRLVVSAAPCAKKGERLIVLYTNIDKTPQELREALVARGLPNIFIPAQDAFYPVPELPLLGSGKFDLQAIKQLALAEAAAHANS from the coding sequence ATGAATTCGAACGCCGAAGCCTTGATTCAGAGCGAAGCGGAGAGCGACGCCAATCGCGACAATCTCTGGTCCGCCAGCTTTCTCGGGTTGGTCGTGACGCAGATGTTGGGCGCGGTCAACGACAATATCTTTCGTTGGTTCGTCATCGGCATCGGCAAAGAACAAGCGGCGACCAACATCGGTACGGTGCTAATGGCGGGCACCGCCTGCTTTGTGCTCCCCTATATTCTCTTCGCCGCGCACGCCGGTTATCTGGCCGATCGCTACAGCAAACGAACGGTGATCGTGTGGTGCAAATGGGCCGAAGTGGCGATTATGGCGCTGGGGATCCTCTTCGTCTTTACCGACAGTTTCTGGTGGCTGCTGGCGACCGTCTTTTTGATGGGGGCGCAAAGCGCGCTGTATGGACCGGCCAAACTGGGCGCGGTGCCGGAGATGCTGAAGATGAAGCACATCTCGTCGGCCAACGGCATCCTAGGGCTGGGAACGGTGATCGCCGTGGCGATTGGTACGTTCGTCGGGAATTCGCTGAGCGACTGGACCGATCAAGGGGCGACCAACATCGGTCTGGCGGCGGCGATCTTGATTGGTACGGCGCTGGCCGGCGTCTGCGCCAGTTTGATGATTCACGCGCTGCCGGTCGCCAATAGCGACCTGAAGTTCCCCTGGAGCCCGGTCGAAGCGTTCAAAGAGACCGTCAACAATCTGCGGGTGCTGGCGAGCGATCGGGCGATCTTGCGGGTGGCGCTGGGAACGGCGTTCTTCTGGTCGTTGGCGAGTCTAGCGCAAATGAATATCGACCAGTTCGCCGCCGAAGGTGGAACGACGACGCAGCAGCAAGTCGGGCCGTTGTTGATTGCGCTGGTCGCCGGCACGGCGGTCGGTTGCGTCTTGGCCGGGTATTGGTCGCAAGGGCACGTCGAACTCGGCCTTTTGCCTTTGGGCGCCGCCGGCATGGCGCTTAGTTCGCTGGCGCTGTCGTTTGTGCATGGGGCGATTATCAATCCGGACGAAACGCTCAACCTGGCGTATGGGATCGCCTGTGTGCTCCTCTTTTTCTTGGGGGTGTTCGCCGGGCTGTTTGAAGTTCCCTTAGCGGCGTTTATGCAGCATCGTAGCGATCCGCGTCATCGTGGGGTTATTTTGGCGGCGAGCAACTTCTTGACGTTTGGCGGCTGCATGCTGGTGGCGATTCTCTTTATGGGAATGCGGTGGCAGATTTGGGAAGGATCGGTCAGCAACATCGCCGCCGCGCAGTACGAAGGGAGTCCCGAGTTTGAATCGCAACTGGCCCATGCATTGGCGGTGCATAAGAAAGCGTGGCGCGAAGGGGAGCAACCTGAGATCACTCCGGAGCAGATCAGCGAGTTCGCCGCAGGGGACGACGAACGCCGCAAGGCGACCGCCGAGTTGCTGTGGGTTGAACTGTCGCGGCGGTTTAAACTGGGGGAATCGGTCGATCGTAGCGACGTGCTCGATCGTTTTCCGGAAGACAAACAATTGGCGGCCGGCGTGTTTCAACAGGCCTCGGGCGTGCCGCTGTTTTCGTCCCGCGTCATTTTCCTGTTTTGCGGAATCGCCACCGTGCCGGTGTTATGGTACATCTTGCGTCTGATCCCGCAGCCGGCGATTCGGTTCTTCGTTTGGCTGGCGAGCGAAACGTGTTATCGCATTCGGGTCTACGGTCGCGAGAATCTGCCGGTCAACGGCGGGGCGCTGCTGGTCTCCAATCACGTCACTTGGCTCGACGGCATCTTGCTGCTGCTGACCAGCAGCCGGCCGGTGCGGATTTTCGTCTGGGCGGGGAACTTTCAAAGCAAGTGGTTCCGGGAGTTCGCCGAATGGCACGGCGCGATCATGATCGACAACGGGCCGAAGGGGATTTTGAAGGCGCTGCGCGTCGGCAAGGAGGCGATCAAGAACGGCGAGTTGGTCTGCATCTTCGCCGAAGGGGGCATTACCCGCAGCGGCCAGGTGCAAGGTTTCAAGCGGGGCCTAATGAAGCTGGTCGAAGGATCGGACGCTCCGGTGGTGCCGGTTTATTTGGACGAATTGTGGGGCAGCATTTTCAGCTTCTCGGGCGGCAAGTTTTTCTGGAAGTATCCGCAAGGTTGGCGGACTCCGATTTCAATTCACTTCGGCAAGCCGATCGAGGCGCCGTACGACGTATTTAAGGTTCGCCAGGCAGTGCAACGACTCGGCTCGCAGGCGTTTGCAGCGCGACATGATCGCGTGGAACCGCCAGTACACGGATTTATCAAGGCTTGCCGCAAACGCCTCTTCTCGCGCAAGGTCGCCGACTCAACCGGCGTTGACCTGACCGGCGGCAAGCTGTTGGCCGCCACGATGATCATGCGGCGATTGCTCAACCGGCACGTGCTGGAAAATCGCCAGGCCGAGCCGATGGTGGGCGTCCTGTTGCCGCCAACCGGCGCTGGCGTCATCGTCAACGCGGCCTTGGCGCTTGACCGTCGCACGACGGTCAACTTGAACTACACCGTCGGCAATGACGTGCTCAACTCCTGCATTCGCCAAGCGGGCGTCAAGCATGTGCTGACTAGCCGCAAGTTCATGGAGAAGTTCGACTACAAGCTCGACGCCGAAGTCGTCTTGCTCGAAGACCTGAAGACCAAGCCGACGACGATGGATAAAGTCGCCTGCGGCGCCGCGGCGTTCTTGACTCCCAGCGCTATTTTGGGGTGGCAGTTCGGACTGGACCAGCTTGAGCCTGAGGACCTGGTCACGATCATCTTCACCTCCGGCTCCACAGGCGAACCGAAGGGAGTGATGCTGACCCAGGCCAACATCGCATCGAACGTGCAGGCGGTCGATCAGATGGGGCACCTGCAGCACACCGATGTGATGATCGGCATCCTGCCATTCTTCCATTCGTTTGGCTACACGCTGACGATGTGGCCGGTCTTGTCGCTCGACATCGCGGGGGCGTTCCACTTCAGTCCGCTCGAACCGAAGCAGATTGGTCAGCTGACCAAGAAGTACTCGGGCACGTTGATGTTCTCGACGCCGACGTTCTTGCGCGGCTTCCTCCGCCGCGTCGATCCGGATCAATTCAAAACGTTGGAAGTGGTGATCGCCGGCGCCGAGAAGCTGCCGATCGACTTGTGCGACGAGTTTGAACAGCGGTTCGGCGTCCGTCCGGTCGAAGGCTACGGCGCTACCGAATGCGCGCCGCTGGTCTCGGTCAACATCCCGCCGAGCCGGTCGTTTGATAACTTTCAGACCGATCGCAAAGAAGGAACGGTTGGCCGCCCGATTCCAAACGTTTCCGCCCGGATCGTCGATCTCGATACCGGCGAAGAGCTAGACGTCGGTCAGCAGGGGATGCTGCAGATATTGGGGCCGAACGTCATGCTTGGCTACTTGCACCTGCCGGAGAAGACCGCCGAGGTGATCCACGACCACTGGTACACCACCGGCGACATGGCGGTGATCGACGAAGACGGCTTCATTCGCATCACGGGGCGGATCAGTCGCTTCTCGAAGATCGCCGGCGAAATGGTGCCGCATATCCAAATTGAGGAAGCGCTCGCCGCGCTGTTAGGGCCGAGCGAAGAAGAGAAGCCGCGGCTGGTCGTCTCGGCGGCCCCGTGTGCGAAGAAGGGCGAACGGCTGATCGTGCTCTACACCAATATCGATAAGACGCCGCAGGAGCTGCGCGAAGCGCTGGTGGCGCGGGGCTTGCCCAATATCTTCATCCCGGCGCAAGATGCGTTTTATCCGGTGCCGGAACTCCCGCTGCTGGGCAGCGGGAAATTTGACCTGCAGGCGATCAAGCAGTTGGCGCTGGCCGAAGCCGCGGCGCACGCCAACTCGTAG
- a CDS encoding STAS domain-containing protein, whose product MADNRRLGVSEVSGVTVIQFNDRKILDDSQIQEIGQEFTALVEQEQKKNILLNFSHVEFLSSSALGKLINLEKQVKAHSGKLRMSNIRPEIMEVFAITKLNKLFDIRDDVPDALAAFNS is encoded by the coding sequence ATGGCCGATAATCGGCGTCTTGGGGTTTCCGAAGTCAGCGGAGTGACGGTCATTCAGTTCAATGATCGCAAGATACTAGACGATTCCCAAATCCAAGAGATCGGCCAGGAGTTTACTGCACTGGTCGAGCAAGAACAGAAGAAGAACATCCTGCTCAACTTCTCGCACGTTGAGTTCCTGTCGAGTTCCGCGCTCGGCAAACTAATCAACCTCGAGAAGCAGGTCAAAGCGCACAGCGGCAAACTCCGCATGAGCAATATTCGTCCCGAGATCATGGAAGTTTTCGCGATTACCAAGTTGAACAAATTATTCGACATCCGTGATGACGTTCCTGACGCTTTGGCCGCGTTCAACTCGTAA
- a CDS encoding ATP-binding protein, protein MGANNNWLWTCSETIPSDTQEGQRLVKQLLSKLEEYAWGMSDVFGIHLAAEEAIVNAIKHGNAYHPDKNVQIEMNVGADRVSLRVTDEGPGFDPQEVPDPTEDENLENESGRGVMLIKAYMTDVRYNDRGNSVFMEKVRTQ, encoded by the coding sequence ATGGGAGCAAACAACAACTGGCTTTGGACTTGTTCGGAAACGATTCCGAGCGACACGCAAGAAGGTCAGCGCCTCGTAAAGCAGCTCCTCTCGAAACTGGAAGAGTACGCTTGGGGCATGTCTGACGTCTTCGGCATCCATCTGGCGGCGGAAGAAGCGATCGTCAACGCAATTAAGCATGGCAACGCTTACCACCCCGACAAAAATGTTCAGATTGAGATGAACGTTGGCGCCGATCGCGTGTCTCTTCGAGTAACCGACGAAGGTCCCGGCTTCGACCCTCAGGAAGTCCCCGATCCAACCGAGGACGAAAACCTGGAGAACGAATCAGGCCGCGGCGTGATGCTGATCAAAGCCTACATGACCGACGTACGGTACAACGATCGCGGCAATTCGGTCTTCATGGAAAAAGTTCGGACGCAGTAA
- a CDS encoding ATP-binding protein: MAKLKPWYQVVTPREDLRKNRSLEASEFAVNLGHIHDKREEVPEVYSDPVQFFERTLLTGSLKELGTQVLRRLNGLTQETSAVFNMATNFGGGKTHSLTALFHIASGGSKAASWDGIQSLMTAAEVKDIPEAAVAVFNGKDFDSLTGRGNAGEPNRKTPWADIAWQLGGQASLGVLAEHEAEFIEPKGDAIRAMLPKDRPVLVLFDEVISYVSTYRNKGYGNKLYNFLDCFAEVARGESNIVIVVSIPASELEYTSDDEADESRFQKMLDRLGKAIVMSADQEMADIIRRRLFEWDGLNNEALRTIKSYADWAGEHSNELSGIDRDTVYQLFKSTYPFHPSVLRLFEGKWQSIPKFQRTRGALRLLAQWVAHNCQPENYKYTEEPLITLGLAPFDNQWFRSALFAQMGNDRLNVPITTDIWRRDGVTHSAQLDKEASDAIKKAQLHRKVAATIFFESTGGMSSEKAEATISEIRTDVCGPDMHTADIETVLEGLASTCFYLQWDRDRYRFGLSPNLNQVLVSRRGNVKDPAIEERIRERTKKVFGKSSSPDCKMIEREFFPQKTGDVREIPKLTLVILGIDEVANDRATMKIMESIVRDCGSSGRTLKSALIFAAPDPAENVFDKAREALAWEDVDEDDDTKKRIDEGQLRLLERNLKDAQRQLDEAIFRAYNHVYLLDRNNQLAHIPLGNITSSSAGSIVEIYLTRLGVKEGKDILSTSIPARKLPSFWPSSKTEWSTKAVRDAFYSSPLLPRLINPDAVKRAIADGVSSGIIDYAVKDASGRLILRKPNENLFDDSVEISDDVFILKEEDAKKLREPPVLKELRLNRTNVTLKIGDQAAFKVDGFDQYSQIIETDSTEWSATGGTVTSDGLFTAGDHTGQFLVTAKSGEVEATADVSVQKENLTPPPPPSGKKSIRWSGKVPPQKWMNFYTKVLSKLATDPELTLTVSFEVPVDHEHSESKADEMKAGLKELGLDDDVKVL; this comes from the coding sequence ATGGCAAAACTCAAACCTTGGTATCAAGTCGTCACTCCGCGCGAAGACCTGCGGAAGAACCGGTCTTTGGAAGCGTCCGAATTCGCCGTCAACCTCGGACATATACACGACAAACGTGAAGAAGTTCCGGAAGTCTATTCCGATCCGGTGCAGTTCTTCGAACGCACGCTGCTGACCGGCAGTCTGAAGGAACTTGGCACTCAGGTTTTACGACGACTGAACGGCCTGACTCAAGAAACGTCCGCCGTGTTCAACATGGCCACCAACTTTGGCGGCGGTAAAACGCACTCGCTGACGGCCCTCTTTCACATAGCCAGCGGCGGATCGAAAGCAGCGTCTTGGGACGGCATTCAATCATTGATGACGGCCGCGGAAGTCAAAGACATTCCGGAGGCCGCCGTTGCCGTCTTCAACGGCAAAGACTTTGATTCACTGACGGGCCGGGGCAATGCAGGCGAACCCAATCGTAAGACGCCGTGGGCCGACATTGCATGGCAACTTGGCGGGCAAGCGTCTCTGGGCGTCCTCGCTGAACACGAAGCCGAGTTCATTGAACCTAAAGGCGACGCAATTCGAGCCATGCTGCCGAAGGACAGGCCGGTTCTGGTCCTTTTCGACGAAGTCATCAGTTACGTCAGCACTTACCGCAACAAGGGATACGGCAACAAGCTGTACAACTTCCTCGATTGCTTTGCAGAGGTCGCTCGCGGCGAATCAAACATCGTCATCGTTGTTTCGATCCCAGCATCCGAACTGGAATACACGTCGGATGACGAAGCTGATGAATCTCGTTTCCAGAAAATGCTGGACCGACTTGGCAAAGCCATCGTTATGTCGGCCGATCAGGAAATGGCGGATATTATTCGACGACGATTGTTTGAGTGGGATGGGCTGAATAATGAAGCGCTACGGACAATCAAATCATACGCTGATTGGGCCGGCGAACACTCTAACGAACTGTCCGGCATCGATCGGGATACTGTTTACCAGCTATTTAAATCGACTTATCCATTCCATCCTTCGGTACTCAGGCTGTTTGAAGGAAAGTGGCAGAGCATCCCGAAGTTTCAGCGAACACGCGGTGCATTGCGGTTGCTGGCACAATGGGTTGCACACAATTGCCAGCCTGAGAATTACAAGTACACGGAAGAACCGCTCATTACGCTCGGCCTTGCACCGTTCGACAATCAGTGGTTTCGCTCAGCACTCTTCGCACAGATGGGAAACGACCGGCTGAATGTCCCGATTACAACCGACATTTGGCGACGCGACGGCGTCACTCACAGCGCTCAGCTCGATAAAGAAGCTTCGGATGCCATCAAGAAGGCTCAGTTGCATCGCAAGGTAGCGGCGACGATTTTCTTTGAATCGACTGGCGGAATGAGTTCCGAGAAGGCGGAAGCCACAATCTCAGAAATCCGCACGGACGTTTGCGGCCCTGACATGCACACCGCCGACATCGAAACAGTGCTGGAAGGCCTCGCCAGCACATGCTTCTACCTTCAATGGGACCGAGATCGGTATCGCTTTGGTCTGTCACCAAACCTGAATCAGGTTCTGGTTTCTCGCCGTGGCAACGTCAAAGATCCCGCCATCGAAGAACGAATTCGCGAACGAACGAAAAAGGTTTTCGGCAAGAGCTCGTCGCCGGATTGCAAAATGATCGAACGTGAGTTCTTTCCTCAGAAGACAGGCGACGTCCGCGAAATCCCGAAGCTAACACTGGTGATCTTAGGGATCGACGAGGTCGCCAATGACAGAGCCACCATGAAAATCATGGAAAGTATTGTCCGTGACTGCGGTTCGAGCGGACGAACTTTGAAGTCGGCACTGATTTTCGCGGCGCCAGATCCAGCCGAAAACGTCTTTGACAAGGCTCGCGAAGCACTGGCGTGGGAAGATGTTGATGAAGACGACGATACCAAAAAACGCATCGATGAGGGGCAATTGCGGTTGCTGGAACGCAATCTAAAAGATGCTCAACGACAACTCGATGAGGCAATCTTTCGGGCGTATAACCATGTTTACCTGCTGGACAGAAACAACCAGTTGGCTCACATTCCTCTTGGGAATATCACGTCCAGCTCTGCTGGCAGCATCGTGGAGATTTACCTTACCCGACTCGGGGTAAAAGAGGGTAAGGACATACTTTCGACATCGATTCCAGCTCGAAAACTCCCGAGTTTCTGGCCATCGTCCAAAACAGAATGGTCAACCAAGGCGGTTCGAGACGCGTTCTATTCCTCGCCATTGCTTCCAAGGTTGATCAATCCCGATGCCGTCAAGCGAGCCATTGCGGACGGAGTTAGTAGCGGCATCATTGACTATGCTGTAAAGGACGCATCTGGACGGCTGATACTTCGCAAGCCGAACGAGAATTTGTTCGACGACTCCGTGGAGATTTCCGACGATGTTTTCATTTTGAAGGAAGAAGACGCCAAGAAGCTTCGCGAACCACCGGTACTGAAGGAACTTCGCCTCAATCGAACCAACGTTACATTAAAAATTGGGGATCAGGCAGCATTCAAGGTCGACGGATTCGATCAATACAGTCAAATCATTGAGACGGACAGCACCGAGTGGTCAGCAACCGGCGGCACCGTCACATCTGACGGCCTCTTCACTGCCGGCGACCATACTGGCCAGTTCCTGGTCACCGCGAAGTCTGGAGAAGTGGAAGCCACTGCTGACGTTAGCGTTCAAAAAGAAAATCTGACGCCACCACCGCCGCCATCCGGGAAGAAATCGATTAGATGGTCAGGCAAGGTTCCTCCGCAGAAGTGGATGAACTTCTACACGAAGGTACTAAGCAAACTCGCGACTGATCCAGAGCTAACGCTGACGGTGTCTTTTGAAGTTCCCGTAGACCACGAACATTCGGAGTCAAAAGCTGACGAAATGAAAGCTGGGCTCAAAGAACTCGGGCTCGATGATGATGTGAAAGTCCTTTAG